The Argopecten irradians isolate NY chromosome 16, Ai_NY, whole genome shotgun sequence genome window below encodes:
- the LOC138310509 gene encoding uncharacterized protein, whose product MAGKRIGSENIDLVEATSAPCKKLRGDDEDTLFLNFPDKLCRQIANSLGELCCSGNYMFSALQFLNCNGADETGGIPFSKAYCSIKPIRRKRKLFGSIFKNGLNLLSDFVAKRTIPQNQQEKFVLHKLLQYLNDKDAQAALKDFDSFGETHSTMVLANHLFGKLATSSKYTIDKNCAGKVEKCPCIAQCQLTGNFGDTSIGNEEVWHGNMDIVVNNNVIVNKLVNDPESPGGKSSVEVKLKSSSGNLKRNPQIIAQSVVFSFLQKQMHPLSRHFMFPCIGIGSGGLVVYFYDSEHDVLLESTYIPWHVGPTSLEDPAKVNLIAILVSWFVVNYKYLCSGLPESLKTDCKADFFTHAKAKLEIYKNCLKAGNVGVPVFHLETDSDVDWDSESDFFTEMQIKLIRFARKADNAKESSQ is encoded by the exons ATGGCTGGGAAACGTATTGGTAGCGAAAATATAGATCTGGTGGAAGCAACGTCGGCACCTTGTAAGAAACTTCGTGGTGATGATGAAGACACATTATTCTTAAATTTCCCAGACAAACTTTGTAGACAAATTGCGAATAGCTTGGGTGAACTGTGTTGCAGTGGTAATTATATGTTCTCGGCATTGCAATTTTTGAATTGCAATGGTGCAGATGAAACAGGAGGGATCCCTTTCTCGAAAGCGTATTGCAGTATCAAACCGATAAGAAGGAAAAGAAAACTTTTTGGAAGCATTTTCAAGAACGGCCTTAATCTTCTTTCCGATTTCGTTGCGAAAAGGACAATCCCACAGAATCAACAAGAAAAGTTTGTTCTTCACAAACTCTTACAATATCTGAATGACAAAG ATGCACAGGCTGCTCTCAAAGACTTTGACAGTTTTGGCGAAACACATTCGACAATGGTGCTTGCAAACCATTTGTTTGGAAAGTTAGCAACTTCATCCAAATATACCATTGACAAAAATTGTGCTGGAAAAGTTGAGAAATGCCCATGTATAGCTCAGTGCCAGCTCACAGGAAACTTTGGGGATACAAGCATTG GGAATGAAGAGGTTTGGCATGGCAACATGGATATCGTGGTTAACAATAATGTGATTGTGAACAAACTTGTCAATGATCCAGAAAGTCCAGGAGGAAAGTCATCTGTAGAAGTGAAGCTGAAATCCTCCAGTGGAAATCTTAAAAGGAATCCACAGATCATCGCCCAaagtgttgtgttttcttttcttcagAAACAAATGCATCCATTAAGTAGGCATTTCATGTTTCCCTGTATTGGGATAGGAAGTGGTGGTTTAGTGGTATACTTCTATGATTCAGAACACGATGTTCTTCTAGAAAGTACTTACATTCCGTGGCATGTTGGACCAACCAGTCTAGAAGATCCTGCAAAGGTTAACTTGATTGCCATATTAGTGTCATGGTTTGTGGTTAACTACAAGTACTTATGTAGTGGTTTGCCAGAGTCTCTAAAAACTGATTGTAAAGCTGATTTCTTTACACATGCTAAGGCAAAATTAGAGATCTATAAAAACTGTCTAAAGGCAGGAAATGTTGGTGTTCCGGTTTTTCACCTTGAAACTGATTCAGATGTAGATTGGGATTCAGAATCAGACTTTTTTACAGAGATGCAAATTAAGCTCATCAGATTTGCACGGAAAGCAGATAATGCAAAGGAAAGTAGTCAATAG